A genomic region of Leptolyngbya sp. FACHB-261 contains the following coding sequences:
- a CDS encoding DJ-1/PfpI family protein, whose amino-acid sequence MTQLKIGFLIYPGVIQLDVMGAYQVLAFPPNVQAHLVWKTLTPVVSNEGLTLTPTVTLADCPPLDVICVPGGGLGQVEVMKDAEVLHFLQQQATSAQYVTSVCTGSMILAAAGLLQGYKATCHWAFRDQLAMMGVEVVPQRVVIDRNRVTGAGVTSGIDFGLTLLGLLCGEQVAKMTQLMMEYRPEPPFNAGGPETASKEIVEPLLQLGRPLVDAFLAQTKDTIAQIKVDN is encoded by the coding sequence ATGACTCAACTAAAGATTGGCTTTCTCATTTATCCAGGTGTGATTCAGCTTGATGTCATGGGAGCCTATCAAGTTCTGGCGTTTCCACCCAATGTGCAAGCGCATTTGGTCTGGAAGACTCTGACTCCAGTTGTCAGCAACGAAGGACTGACTCTGACTCCAACTGTAACTCTTGCAGACTGTCCACCTTTAGATGTGATTTGTGTTCCGGGTGGTGGCCTGGGGCAAGTCGAGGTCATGAAAGATGCTGAAGTCTTGCACTTCCTGCAACAACAGGCTACCTCTGCTCAGTATGTCACTAGTGTGTGTACAGGTTCGATGATTTTAGCAGCGGCTGGGTTATTACAAGGCTATAAAGCGACTTGTCATTGGGCATTTCGAGATCAACTAGCAATGATGGGGGTTGAAGTCGTTCCGCAACGGGTTGTCATCGATCGCAATCGAGTGACAGGTGCTGGTGTCACATCAGGAATCGATTTTGGCTTAACGTTGCTGGGCCTACTTTGTGGTGAACAGGTGGCAAAGATGACTCAACTGATGATGGAGTACAGACCTGAACCACCTTTCAACGCAGGTGGACCAGAAACAGCGAGCAAAGAAATCGTGGAGCCACTGTTGCAGTTAGGCAGGCCTCTTGTTGATGCCTTCTTGGCTCAAACTAAAGATACAATAGCTCAAATCAAAGTAGACAACTGA
- a CDS encoding helix-turn-helix domain-containing protein, whose translation MTASSHTIDFTQEDHLSLPCLPLVSSCRAGWNKIQLALYRQPSYCIPEHYSPHHVICINAGTPVTLQQTIDGQSQTIDSVPGDVGIYPANRWQTFYWHQEAEFLQLYLEPMLLNQLGAELYEKDSIELIPQLTSCFDPLIYQIAIALKTTLETGGIGSKLYSDSMANALAVHLLYRYSTHKSSIQHYSGRLSHQQLRQVINYIDEHLDQDLSLAELATLTQLSSYHFARLFKQSTGIAPHQYHIKCRVERAKQLLLARQLSIAEVAQVVGFASQGHLNYHFKRVTGVTPKAFLRQ comes from the coding sequence ATGACTGCGAGTTCTCACACCATTGACTTCACCCAAGAAGACCATCTCTCCTTGCCCTGCTTACCCCTTGTTTCTAGTTGCCGAGCTGGGTGGAATAAAATTCAATTGGCTCTCTATCGCCAGCCGTCTTACTGCATTCCTGAACACTACTCTCCCCATCATGTAATTTGCATCAACGCTGGTACTCCCGTTACGCTTCAACAGACCATAGATGGGCAATCCCAGACTATTGATTCAGTTCCAGGAGATGTTGGCATCTATCCAGCCAATCGTTGGCAAACATTCTATTGGCATCAAGAGGCTGAATTTTTACAACTCTATTTGGAGCCGATGCTGCTCAACCAGTTAGGAGCAGAGCTATATGAGAAAGACAGTATTGAATTGATTCCACAACTGACATCGTGTTTTGACCCATTAATTTATCAGATTGCAATCGCGCTCAAAACCACCTTAGAAACTGGCGGAATCGGTAGTAAACTTTATTCTGATTCGATGGCAAATGCTTTAGCCGTCCATCTTCTGTATCGATATTCAACACACAAATCCAGTATTCAGCACTACTCAGGAAGATTGTCTCATCAACAGCTAAGACAGGTCATTAATTACATTGATGAGCATTTGGATCAGGATTTGAGCTTGGCTGAATTAGCAACCTTAACCCAACTGAGTTCCTATCACTTTGCCCGACTATTTAAGCAATCTACAGGTATTGCACCCCACCAGTATCACATTAAATGTCGTGTTGAACGTGCTAAGCAATTACTTTTAGCAAGGCAGTTGAGTATTGCAGAAGTTGCTCAAGTTGTCGGATTCGCCAGCCAAGGACATCTCAACTATCATTTTAAGCGTGTCACCGGGGTAACTCCTAAAGCCTTTTTGCGCCAGTAG
- a CDS encoding DUF433 domain-containing protein, translated as MNYRDIITIEPEKRGGKPCVRGLRITVYEVLEYLASEMTEAEILDDFPDLTREDLKACIAYAADRERRFMTAPLSA; from the coding sequence ATGAACTACCGAGACATCATTACAATTGAGCCTGAGAAACGCGGTGGTAAGCCTTGTGTCCGTGGGCTGCGGATTACAGTCTATGAAGTGCTTGAGTACCTAGCTTCCGAGATGACCGAAGCAGAAATTCTTGACGATTTTCCTGATTTAACGCGAGAAGATTTAAAAGCCTGTATTGCTTACGCTGCCGACCGTGAGCGTCGCTTTATGACCGCTCCATTATCCGCATGA
- a CDS encoding serine/threonine-protein kinase codes for MAEFDGSAGSQFVNQILHERYQIQALLGRKLGRQTFLALDLQNQLPVVIKLLLFSPDFTWEELKLFEREAETLKALDHPAIPQYLDFFEVKIEFGKGFALVQSYIEARSLQQWLQDGCRFSEAELMGIAKALLDILAYLHGLQPSVIHRDLKPSNVLLKNRSGNSPGEVYLIDFGSVQTAAHGGTVTVVGTYGYMPPEQFGGRSLPASDLYGVGMTLIYLATGQHPADLPQNDLHVEFKHLTTLSGSFSRWLEWLTNPSLTQRPASAQDARLHLLQPRPEPKMASTVQKIHLGTTTRPASSAISLEATQTTLQLKVPAKQIHYFSPVMVYTPSNILGCMIIASIFGWAMSMLYIYFWFALLPLFILVLIFLELQTRRPPKNTSANVIFQKKARAVIVTLNRLKETVTFQGRLIGLSVSAYKILNHYLLHLKFSASNQMMIVKGDRREIEWLCNELSEWAGIQVKPWK; via the coding sequence ATGGCTGAGTTCGATGGCAGTGCTGGCAGTCAGTTCGTCAATCAAATCTTGCACGAGCGCTATCAAATTCAAGCGCTGCTGGGTCGCAAACTCGGACGGCAAACGTTTTTGGCGCTCGATTTACAAAACCAGTTGCCGGTGGTCATTAAACTCTTACTGTTTAGCCCCGATTTTACCTGGGAGGAGTTGAAATTATTTGAGCGCGAGGCCGAAACCCTCAAAGCGCTGGACCATCCAGCGATACCCCAATACCTTGATTTTTTCGAGGTAAAAATCGAGTTTGGTAAGGGTTTTGCGCTGGTACAAAGTTACATTGAGGCCCGTTCGCTCCAACAATGGCTACAGGACGGCTGCCGGTTTAGCGAAGCCGAATTAATGGGCATTGCCAAAGCCTTACTCGACATTTTGGCGTACCTGCATGGCCTGCAACCGTCTGTGATTCATCGCGACCTTAAACCAAGCAATGTGTTGCTCAAGAACCGCAGTGGCAATAGTCCTGGTGAAGTTTATCTGATTGATTTTGGCTCGGTCCAAACAGCTGCTCATGGTGGTACGGTCACCGTGGTTGGCACCTATGGTTATATGCCACCCGAACAATTTGGTGGACGCTCGTTACCTGCCTCCGATTTGTATGGGGTCGGTATGACCTTGATTTATTTAGCGACCGGTCAACATCCAGCCGACCTGCCTCAGAACGATTTACACGTCGAATTTAAGCACTTGACCACCCTCAGTGGGTCTTTCAGTCGTTGGCTCGAATGGCTCACAAACCCCAGCCTCACCCAAAGACCGGCCTCAGCACAAGACGCAAGGCTACACTTGCTCCAGCCTCGCCCAGAGCCCAAAATGGCCTCAACCGTCCAAAAAATCCACTTAGGGACAACCACACGTCCTGCCTCCTCTGCGATTTCCCTGGAGGCCACGCAAACCACGCTGCAACTCAAAGTACCCGCAAAGCAAATTCACTATTTCTCTCCAGTTATGGTGTATACTCCCTCGAATATACTGGGTTGTATGATCATAGCCTCAATCTTTGGCTGGGCAATGTCAATGCTTTACATCTATTTTTGGTTTGCCCTTCTTCCCTTGTTTATTCTAGTTTTGATTTTTCTGGAGCTACAAACTAGACGTCCACCCAAAAATACTAGTGCTAATGTGATATTTCAAAAAAAAGCTCGGGCAGTTATTGTTACGCTCAACCGACTAAAAGAGACTGTGACTTTTCAAGGAAGACTAATAGGCCTTTCTGTTAGCGCATACAAAATCCTGAACCACTATCTACTCCACTTGAAGTTCTCAGCTTCTAATCAAATGATGATCGTCAAAGGCGACCGTCGGGAAATTGAATGGCTCTGCAATGAGTTAAGCGAGTGGGCAGGCATTCAGGTAAAGCCTTGGAAGTAG
- a CDS encoding ester cyclase: MLSEQNQAIALRFAQEGWGTNLGWEKTWDELMSADVIHHFNSQAEPIVGLEANKAFNASLFRGFPDIKHRIEDILAEGEKVVYRTTLEGTHTGEFLGIPPTEKSVKINDFTLLWIANSKIVEWWYECNLLEVMKQLGLMPE; the protein is encoded by the coding sequence ATGCTTAGCGAGCAAAATCAAGCGATTGCCCTTCGCTTTGCCCAAGAGGGATGGGGAACAAATCTGGGTTGGGAGAAAACCTGGGATGAGTTGATGTCCGCTGATGTCATTCATCACTTCAACAGCCAAGCAGAGCCGATTGTGGGTTTGGAAGCGAACAAAGCATTCAACGCAAGTTTATTTAGAGGCTTCCCCGATATTAAGCACAGGATAGAAGATATCCTTGCTGAAGGTGAGAAAGTAGTGTATCGCACAACACTAGAAGGAACTCATACAGGGGAATTTTTGGGAATTCCCCCTACAGAGAAATCAGTCAAGATTAATGATTTTACGTTGCTTTGGATTGCCAACAGCAAAATTGTGGAATGGTGGTATGAGTGTAATTTATTAGAAGTCATGAAACAGCTTGGCTTAATGCCTGAATAG
- a CDS encoding DUF5615 family PIN-like protein, protein MKLLFDENLSPKLPNRLSDLFPNSLHVRDVGMKAMTDPIVWDYAKDNSLMIVSKDADMHDLSLVFGNPPKVIWLRLGNCSTSQAENSLRQNFDAIKLFYEDESLSLLALS, encoded by the coding sequence ATGAAGTTACTCTTTGACGAAAACTTATCGCCCAAGTTGCCAAACCGTTTGAGTGACCTTTTTCCAAATTCGCTTCACGTCCGAGATGTGGGCATGAAGGCAATGACCGATCCAATCGTTTGGGATTATGCAAAGGACAATAGTTTGATGATTGTCTCGAAAGATGCAGATATGCACGACCTAAGCTTAGTATTTGGAAATCCACCGAAAGTTATTTGGCTTCGCCTTGGGAACTGTTCGACATCACAGGCTGAGAATTCGCTGCGTCAGAATTTTGACGCGATCAAACTATTTTACGAAGATGAGAGCTTATCACTGCTTGCTCTATCATAA